The following are encoded in a window of Rubrobacter naiadicus genomic DNA:
- a CDS encoding DEDD exonuclease domain-containing protein: protein MSSSLYGFLRSRGAVTPEEIAREFLAIPDANGEARGLVERLVAGDGRFTWDEQGMLEVVDLASLGLDEAEYVVFDLETTGSPAREGGITEIGAVRLRGGRIVEEFASLANPGHSIDPFVVRLTGITDEMVRGAPPAGEVASRFEGFAEGAVLVGHNVRFDCAFVEAALGRTLANPALDTLRLARLLVPGLRRYRLASLADHFGIEQRPNHRALADASATAGVFLRLLPLLDEMGVTTVGEAASLRRGRRRSKRYIIPRDLPHALGVYYFVDRRGEVLYVGKAKDLRKRVGSYFGGGDGRRKVARLVEEAAGVRYRRTESELEALLLEAREIRRLLPRYNTAGRVERAGWYVRLDLSQRYPVPERVAAPGGGEEIVLGPYGSAGMVDCCIEALGRIFPLRRCPDEGDGPCFYGQMGRCGPCSGMDEEEYRREVVQEIAALLRGRGGEEKLDALRRERDRLAARLEFEGAARLRDFILGIERLRATRAAIGSEGVCAVLSAASESGCVEAFAFRSGRLAGYRTFCLGEEEKVRRFARGVLGGRRVETVRGPDELRIVVGYLRRRPSPLEVVRLEGEEDLVAAVRRVLAGVPGS from the coding sequence GTGTCCTCTAGCCTCTACGGCTTTCTCCGAAGCCGGGGGGCGGTGACGCCCGAAGAGATCGCAAGGGAATTCCTCGCCATCCCCGATGCCAACGGCGAGGCAAGGGGTCTCGTGGAGCGATTGGTGGCCGGAGATGGCCGGTTCACGTGGGACGAGCAGGGGATGCTCGAGGTCGTGGACCTCGCCTCCCTCGGGCTGGACGAGGCCGAGTACGTGGTTTTCGACTTGGAGACGACGGGCTCCCCGGCGCGCGAGGGCGGGATCACGGAGATAGGGGCGGTCAGGCTGCGGGGTGGGCGCATCGTCGAAGAGTTCGCTTCGCTCGCGAACCCCGGGCATTCCATAGATCCTTTCGTGGTCAGGCTCACCGGGATAACGGACGAGATGGTCCGTGGGGCCCCACCCGCCGGCGAGGTGGCCTCCCGCTTCGAGGGGTTCGCCGAGGGGGCCGTGCTGGTGGGGCACAACGTGCGCTTCGACTGCGCGTTCGTCGAGGCGGCGCTCGGGCGGACTCTGGCCAACCCGGCCCTCGACACCCTCAGGCTCGCCCGTCTGCTCGTGCCCGGTCTGCGGCGATACCGGCTCGCCTCGCTCGCGGACCACTTCGGGATCGAACAGCGTCCTAACCACCGGGCGCTCGCCGATGCTTCGGCGACCGCCGGTGTCTTTCTGAGGCTTCTTCCGCTGCTCGATGAGATGGGGGTGACCACGGTGGGGGAGGCCGCATCTCTGCGGAGAGGGCGGAGGAGGAGCAAGCGGTACATCATCCCGCGGGATCTCCCGCATGCGCTGGGGGTCTACTACTTCGTGGACCGGCGGGGGGAGGTCCTCTACGTCGGGAAGGCCAAGGACCTCAGGAAGCGGGTCGGGAGCTACTTCGGCGGCGGGGACGGCCGGCGCAAGGTGGCCCGCCTGGTCGAGGAGGCCGCCGGGGTGCGGTACCGGCGGACGGAGAGTGAGCTCGAGGCGCTGCTGCTCGAGGCGCGGGAGATCCGGCGTCTTCTGCCCCGTTACAACACGGCCGGCCGTGTTGAGCGGGCGGGGTGGTACGTGAGGCTGGATCTCTCGCAGAGGTACCCGGTGCCTGAGAGGGTCGCCGCGCCCGGCGGGGGAGAGGAGATCGTACTCGGTCCCTACGGCAGCGCCGGCATGGTGGATTGCTGCATCGAGGCCCTCGGCAGGATCTTTCCCCTGAGGCGGTGCCCGGATGAGGGGGATGGTCCCTGCTTCTACGGGCAGATGGGACGCTGCGGGCCGTGTTCGGGGATGGACGAGGAAGAGTATCGCAGGGAGGTGGTCCAGGAGATCGCCGCGCTTTTGCGCGGCCGGGGCGGGGAGGAGAAGCTCGACGCCCTCCGGCGGGAGCGTGACCGGCTCGCCGCCCGACTCGAGTTCGAGGGCGCGGCCCGCCTGCGGGACTTTATCCTCGGAATCGAGAGGCTCAGGGCCACCCGGGCCGCGATAGGCTCGGAGGGCGTGTGCGCGGTGCTCTCTGCGGCCTCCGAGTCCGGCTGCGTGGAGGCTTTCGCCTTCCGGAGCGGGAGGCTCGCCGGATACCGCACCTTCTGCCTTGGGGAGGAAGAGAAAGTCCGCCGTTTCGCCAGAGGAGTGCTCGGCGGCCGGCGGGTTGAGACCGTCCGGGGTCCGGACGAGCTGCGGATCGTGGTCGGTTATCTCAGGAGGCGGCCGTCGCCGCTGGAAGTGGTGCGTCTGGAGGGGGAAGAGGACCTCGTCGCGGCCGTCCGGAGGGTTCTGGCCGGGGTTCCCGGGAGTTAA
- a CDS encoding response regulator transcription factor has product MVQSVQGNTRKILLVDDEPSIQKMLTRALEREGFEVHTAGDGEEALEAFSAYQPHLIILDIMLPKLDGTEVCRRIRAQSDVPIIMLTAKDDEIDRVVGLELGADDYVTKPFAVRELVARVRAIMRRVSVPAGQRQDELSYDGLKINIPSRRVSVEGREIDLTYTEFELLVTLASNPGRVFSRSALLTRVWGDEFRDERTVDVHIRHLREKIERDPRNPEFIHTARGVGYVFR; this is encoded by the coding sequence GTGGTTCAGAGCGTACAGGGAAACACCCGCAAGATCCTCCTGGTGGACGACGAGCCCTCCATCCAGAAGATGCTCACCCGCGCGCTCGAGCGCGAAGGGTTCGAGGTACACACCGCAGGTGACGGGGAGGAGGCGCTCGAGGCCTTCTCGGCCTACCAGCCGCACCTGATCATCCTGGACATCATGCTGCCAAAGCTGGACGGTACCGAGGTGTGCCGCAGGATCCGGGCGCAGAGCGACGTGCCGATCATCATGCTCACCGCCAAGGACGACGAGATAGACCGGGTGGTCGGCCTGGAGCTCGGCGCCGACGACTACGTGACCAAGCCCTTCGCCGTGAGAGAGCTGGTGGCGAGGGTGCGGGCGATCATGCGCCGGGTCTCGGTGCCGGCGGGGCAGCGCCAGGACGAGTTGAGCTACGACGGGCTGAAGATAAACATCCCCAGCCGGCGGGTGTCGGTCGAGGGCCGGGAGATCGACCTCACCTACACCGAGTTCGAGCTTCTCGTCACGCTGGCCTCCAACCCCGGCCGGGTGTTCTCGCGCAGCGCCCTGCTCACCAGGGTCTGGGGGGACGAGTTCCGCGACGAGCGTACGGTAGACGTGCACATCCGCCACCTGCGCGAGAAGATCGAACGCGACCCTCGCAACCCGGAGTTCATCCACACCGCGCGGGGCGTCGGGTATGTTTTTCGGTAG
- a CDS encoding sensor histidine kinase, whose translation MFFGRKRGRRKEGAPRRKGAGWPRIGIRAWLTALFVLVAAFAGATAYEVVKPILAETLYRASQANFQQVGEQFQREVQRNPHFDYSRLKNFAASHDVQWGIVQDGKQVAGNLSEGWNPTTVKEAIKTRRPQQSPPHTIQLGVRKGQEVYTYAVPAQGKDKAIVFLKFYAQSDILNADAALGNIQRLAMIAGILALVITGLAGYIAADMIARRVTRLGIAADRLAAGNFSERIETTLKDEVGDLGATFNAMASSLEGAFRQVEQEKERSKAILDGMTDAVIGVDAELNATFLNPRAQELLESSGSEFYSRLREILAESRERGPITSEVEASDKVIEVRAAPLEDGALAIMRDITEQRQVERAKAEFIANASHELKTPIFALSGYLEMLEDEEDEEVRQAFLKDMRAQTERLQNLARTLLDLSRIDSGALTFRTEEVDLEEILYELRRDFTYTGREINVDVEGEVPPVETDPTQLHRALAILVDNAIKYSADGSPVDLILRREGDRAVVSVRDYGCGIPEPEQEHIFDRFYRAQGSSRADGTGLGLALAREITDHLGGEITVQSRPDEGSTFSVSLPALDRAGDKERKVS comes from the coding sequence ATGTTTTTCGGTAGGAAGCGAGGCCGGAGGAAGGAGGGTGCGCCGCGCCGCAAGGGTGCGGGCTGGCCGCGGATAGGCATCCGGGCCTGGCTCACGGCGCTCTTCGTGCTGGTCGCGGCGTTCGCGGGGGCGACGGCCTACGAGGTCGTCAAGCCCATACTGGCCGAGACGCTCTACCGGGCGAGCCAGGCGAACTTCCAGCAGGTGGGCGAGCAGTTCCAGCGCGAAGTCCAGCGCAACCCTCACTTCGACTACTCCCGGTTGAAGAACTTCGCGGCGAGCCACGACGTTCAGTGGGGCATCGTGCAGGACGGCAAGCAGGTCGCGGGCAACCTCAGCGAGGGCTGGAACCCGACGACGGTCAAGGAGGCCATAAAGACCCGCCGCCCGCAGCAGAGCCCTCCTCACACGATTCAGCTGGGGGTGCGCAAGGGGCAGGAGGTCTACACCTACGCGGTCCCGGCGCAGGGTAAGGACAAGGCCATCGTCTTCCTCAAGTTCTACGCGCAGAGCGACATCCTCAACGCCGATGCGGCCCTCGGCAACATCCAGCGCCTGGCGATGATAGCCGGCATCCTCGCGCTGGTGATAACCGGGCTCGCGGGCTACATAGCGGCCGACATGATCGCCCGGCGGGTCACCCGTCTCGGGATCGCGGCCGACCGGCTGGCGGCGGGGAATTTCAGCGAGCGAATAGAGACGACGCTCAAGGACGAGGTCGGAGATCTGGGAGCGACGTTCAACGCCATGGCATCTTCTCTCGAAGGAGCCTTCCGCCAGGTGGAGCAGGAGAAGGAGCGGAGCAAGGCCATCCTCGACGGGATGACCGACGCGGTCATCGGGGTGGATGCTGAACTGAACGCGACCTTCCTGAACCCGCGGGCTCAGGAACTCCTGGAGTCCTCGGGGAGTGAGTTCTACTCCCGGTTGCGGGAGATACTGGCCGAGAGCCGCGAGAGAGGCCCGATAACCTCCGAGGTGGAGGCCTCAGACAAGGTGATCGAGGTGCGCGCCGCGCCGCTGGAGGACGGGGCGCTCGCGATCATGCGCGACATCACGGAGCAACGCCAGGTGGAGCGGGCGAAGGCGGAGTTCATAGCCAACGCCTCCCACGAGCTGAAGACGCCCATCTTCGCCCTCTCCGGTTACCTGGAGATGCTCGAGGACGAGGAGGACGAGGAGGTGCGGCAGGCCTTCCTGAAGGACATGCGCGCCCAGACCGAGCGTCTGCAGAACCTGGCCCGCACGCTCCTGGACCTCAGCCGCATAGACTCCGGAGCGCTGACCTTCCGCACCGAGGAGGTGGACCTGGAGGAGATCCTCTACGAGCTGCGCCGGGATTTCACCTACACCGGGCGCGAGATCAACGTGGACGTAGAGGGAGAGGTGCCCCCGGTGGAGACCGACCCCACCCAGCTCCACCGCGCTCTCGCGATCCTCGTTGACAACGCCATAAAGTACTCCGCCGACGGCTCGCCGGTCGACCTCATCCTCAGACGGGAGGGCGACCGCGCGGTCGTCAGCGTGAGAGACTACGGCTGCGGCATCCCCGAGCCCGAACAGGAGCACATCTTCGACCGCTTCTACCGCGCCCAGGGCTCCTCCCGCGCCGACGGCACCGGACTCGGACTCGCCCTCGCCCGTGAGATCACCGACCACCTCGGGGGTGAGATCACGGTCCAGAGCCGCCCCGACGAGGGGAGCACCTTCTCAGTCTCCCTCCCGGCGCTCGACCGGGCCGGCGATAAAGAGCGCAAAGTATCTTAA
- a CDS encoding site-2 protease family protein — MSLFSQSPAAAIAVLLGFAVGITLHEAAHAWSAMMLGDDTAYRQGRVTLNPASHLDPLGSIMLLIAGFGWGRPTPVNPSKTRGGVLGPVAVAAAGPLSNLLIVALCALLFRLPALQSGYLALIVVAVAFVNALLFVFNLIPIPPLDGSKVIFPFLPRSLDGLVVFMNHYGPFILLALFLLPWLVPSLSIFGYILRLSQPILQAFGLPSLFY; from the coding sequence GTGAGCCTCTTCTCCCAGAGCCCGGCGGCCGCCATAGCGGTTCTCCTCGGCTTCGCCGTGGGTATCACGCTGCACGAGGCAGCCCACGCCTGGAGCGCCATGATGCTCGGCGACGACACGGCCTACCGGCAGGGACGGGTCACGCTCAACCCCGCCTCCCACCTCGACCCGCTCGGCAGCATCATGCTGCTCATCGCGGGTTTCGGCTGGGGCAGACCCACGCCGGTCAACCCCTCGAAGACGCGTGGAGGAGTCCTCGGTCCGGTCGCCGTGGCCGCCGCCGGTCCCCTCTCGAACCTCCTCATCGTAGCCCTCTGCGCCCTGCTCTTCCGCCTGCCGGCGCTGCAGAGCGGCTACCTGGCCCTCATCGTGGTCGCGGTGGCCTTCGTCAACGCCCTGCTGTTCGTCTTCAACCTCATCCCCATCCCTCCGCTGGACGGGTCCAAGGTGATCTTCCCCTTCCTCCCCCGTTCGCTGGACGGACTCGTGGTGTTCATGAACCACTACGGCCCGTTCATCCTGCTCGCCCTCTTCCTCCTGCCCTGGCTGGTCCCCTCGCTCTCGATCTTCGGCTACATACTTCGCCTCAGCCAGCCCATACTCCAGGCCTTCGGACTCCCATCGCTCTTCTACTGA
- a CDS encoding AI-2E family transporter, translating into MSAKRLLVSRYLQYVLLAAALVVLVVLVRQISGVLLTFLMAMVLAYALNPLVRRFERWGVPRLISVLGVYLMLLLLAAAALVVVIVPAIRQVQALLGNPQTITDQVTAFLDWLRRLPYVGEQAALLDRQTAARFVRGNLPPAGTILKGALGVIGGVFGIFGTILNLFLMFIISIYLSLDRERVVGAALGMVPETVREQTIELFRAVEGSLARYLRAQLLLCVLMGAIGWGIVFFTGGRYALFIGVWVGFTELIPVLGAFLGAVPAVVLALLDGPVEALVVALLFLLAQQLEGNILVPKIMGSSVGVHPLWVMFAMLSATALYGIAGALFAVPVVAMVAAAIRYLKGTLVFEPWSMAPVVPVSEETGENVDEKER; encoded by the coding sequence ATGTCGGCGAAGAGGCTGCTGGTATCCCGGTATCTACAGTACGTGCTCCTGGCCGCCGCGCTCGTGGTGCTGGTGGTCCTGGTGCGCCAGATAAGCGGGGTGCTGCTCACCTTTTTGATGGCTATGGTCCTCGCCTACGCGCTCAACCCTCTCGTGCGCCGGTTCGAGAGATGGGGGGTTCCGCGGCTGATCTCCGTACTCGGGGTCTACCTGATGCTGCTCCTCCTGGCGGCCGCGGCGCTCGTCGTGGTTATAGTACCCGCCATCAGGCAGGTGCAGGCGCTCTTGGGGAACCCGCAGACGATCACCGACCAGGTCACGGCGTTCCTGGACTGGCTTCGTCGTCTGCCCTACGTCGGGGAGCAGGCCGCGCTCCTGGATCGACAGACGGCGGCTCGCTTCGTCAGGGGCAACCTGCCGCCCGCCGGGACGATTCTGAAGGGGGCTCTAGGGGTCATCGGTGGGGTGTTCGGGATCTTCGGCACGATCCTGAACCTGTTCTTGATGTTCATCATCTCGATCTACCTTTCGCTGGACAGGGAGCGGGTCGTGGGGGCGGCGCTCGGTATGGTGCCGGAAACCGTGCGGGAGCAGACGATCGAGCTGTTCAGGGCGGTGGAGGGATCGCTGGCTCGTTATCTCAGGGCGCAGCTCCTTTTGTGCGTGCTCATGGGGGCTATCGGATGGGGGATAGTCTTCTTCACCGGCGGGCGCTACGCGCTCTTCATAGGGGTGTGGGTGGGTTTCACCGAGCTCATCCCCGTCCTCGGTGCTTTCCTGGGTGCGGTGCCGGCCGTCGTACTGGCTCTGCTCGACGGGCCGGTCGAGGCTCTGGTGGTGGCGCTGCTCTTCCTCCTCGCCCAACAGCTCGAAGGGAACATCCTGGTGCCGAAGATCATGGGAAGCTCGGTCGGGGTACATCCGCTGTGGGTCATGTTCGCCATGCTCTCCGCCACGGCTCTCTACGGGATCGCCGGGGCACTGTTCGCCGTTCCGGTGGTGGCGATGGTGGCGGCCGCCATAAGGTATCTTAAGGGTACGCTGGTCTTCGAGCCGTGGAGCATGGCCCCGGTCGTGCCCGTTTCCGAGGAGACCGGAGAGAACGTAGACGAGAAGGAGAGGTAG
- a CDS encoding CDP-alcohol phosphatidyltransferase family protein: MSLPRREPRRPVSFKESLRQFFLGPLIRLLSTMRVRPDTLTMLGWALSLVAAGFFGSGHVRVAGVIMLAAGLFDALDGAVARQSNRISPFGAFLDSTLDRFSESAVFVGIMFFYADSSRPVEVLLTGLAMTFSLLTSYTRARAEGLGYECQVGLLERAGRVVLLSGCAILGILVVGVWAVALGAFVTSFQRILYVRRVTIEHRKDPSS, encoded by the coding sequence GTGAGCCTGCCACGTCGTGAGCCGCGCCGACCGGTGTCGTTCAAGGAGTCGCTGCGGCAGTTTTTTCTGGGGCCTCTTATCCGCCTGCTCTCCACCATGCGGGTGCGGCCGGATACGCTCACCATGCTGGGGTGGGCGCTCTCGCTGGTGGCCGCCGGGTTCTTCGGGAGCGGGCACGTGAGGGTGGCCGGGGTGATCATGCTGGCCGCCGGGCTCTTCGACGCGCTCGACGGCGCGGTCGCCCGTCAGTCCAACCGCATCAGTCCCTTCGGGGCCTTCCTCGACTCGACGCTCGACCGGTTCTCGGAGTCGGCCGTCTTCGTCGGGATCATGTTCTTCTACGCCGACTCCTCCCGTCCGGTCGAAGTGCTCCTGACGGGACTGGCCATGACCTTCTCGCTGCTCACCTCCTACACCAGGGCCCGCGCCGAGGGACTGGGATACGAGTGCCAGGTCGGGTTGCTCGAGAGGGCGGGAAGGGTCGTGCTCCTCTCCGGCTGCGCCATCCTGGGTATCCTCGTCGTCGGCGTGTGGGCCGTGGCGCTGGGTGCCTTCGTGACCTCTTTCCAGCGAATCCTCTACGTGCGCCGTGTCACCATCGAGCACAGGAAAGATCCCTCCTCCTAG
- a CDS encoding C40 family peptidase, which produces MGRRSAAAYEDYNNALYELNRIDARLARTDRALERARERLKSSRKALREQATQVYKSGDLGFVDVLVGTRSFSEFTSRLDMLVNAFIQQRNSYEKMRAAEQALLSKKAALQEQRRRQSEVLKKAEAKRERALRLRKEAAAYLDSLDAKVAREIKARQEHQAALARKQAESALRVVSSGASQTATPVSVSVAPVQSPAAEAAARAQEQKARQAAQRAAALRQAAQKTARRSADLQSVAEKAKTGGTALPGGRLTQGRLAAEQAAARAALERQQAAAREARRQAGMAARRAEIQRAAAEQAAAERKAARLAAARRKAAEEAAASEAASTGQSTSPVASSPSSYSGVASAGASGTDPASGTGGTGRSPAASPSPDSSRTGGSSGASSSAASGAAATPSGGAQQSSGASSGPSQPSDPYSSSPASGQGGSASGYAVVEEAKTWLGVPYVWGGASRQGVDCSGLTMEVYAHFGIYLPHSAAAQYSYGTPVSSPSPGDLVFMNFDGGSSITHVGIVVGGGQMIDAPYPGTVVRYDPIYPQYTIGYRHLI; this is translated from the coding sequence TTGGGGCGCAGGTCCGCGGCGGCCTACGAGGACTACAACAACGCCTTGTACGAGCTGAACCGCATAGACGCCAGGCTGGCCCGGACCGACCGGGCCCTCGAACGGGCGCGGGAGCGCCTGAAGTCTTCCCGGAAGGCTCTGAGGGAACAGGCCACGCAGGTGTACAAGAGCGGGGATCTCGGGTTCGTGGACGTCCTCGTCGGCACCCGCAGCTTCTCGGAGTTCACCTCGCGGCTCGACATGCTCGTCAACGCCTTCATCCAGCAGAGGAACAGCTACGAGAAGATGCGCGCGGCGGAGCAGGCTCTCCTCTCGAAGAAAGCCGCTCTCCAGGAGCAGCGACGGCGGCAGAGCGAGGTGTTGAAGAAGGCCGAGGCGAAGCGGGAGCGAGCCCTCCGGCTCCGAAAGGAGGCCGCCGCGTACCTCGATTCGCTCGACGCGAAGGTGGCCCGGGAGATAAAGGCGCGCCAGGAACATCAGGCGGCGCTCGCCAGGAAGCAGGCCGAGTCCGCCCTCCGGGTGGTGAGCAGCGGCGCCTCACAGACGGCGACCCCGGTCTCCGTTTCCGTCGCTCCGGTGCAGTCTCCGGCGGCCGAGGCGGCGGCCAGGGCACAGGAGCAGAAGGCCCGGCAGGCGGCGCAGCGCGCCGCCGCGCTGCGCCAGGCCGCGCAGAAGACCGCCCGGCGCAGCGCGGACCTGCAGAGCGTGGCCGAGAAGGCGAAAACCGGCGGCACCGCCCTGCCGGGTGGCAGGCTGACCCAGGGCAGGCTCGCCGCCGAGCAGGCCGCTGCCAGGGCAGCGCTCGAACGGCAGCAGGCCGCCGCGCGGGAAGCCCGCCGGCAGGCGGGGATGGCGGCGCGCAGGGCCGAGATACAGCGCGCCGCGGCGGAGCAGGCCGCGGCCGAGCGCAAGGCGGCCCGCCTGGCGGCGGCCCGGCGCAAGGCTGCGGAGGAGGCCGCCGCGAGTGAGGCCGCATCCACCGGCCAGAGCACATCCCCCGTCGCCTCGTCCCCTTCGTCTTACTCCGGCGTGGCGAGCGCCGGAGCGTCCGGGACGGACCCGGCTTCGGGGACGGGGGGGACCGGGCGATCCCCTGCCGCGAGTCCCAGCCCGGACTCCTCCAGGACCGGTGGGTCGTCCGGAGCATCTTCCTCCGCGGCGAGCGGCGCCGCTGCCACCCCGTCCGGCGGGGCGCAGCAGAGCAGCGGCGCGTCCTCCGGGCCCTCGCAGCCTTCTGATCCCTACTCCTCGTCTCCGGCCAGCGGGCAGGGCGGCTCAGCCTCCGGGTATGCGGTGGTCGAGGAGGCCAAGACGTGGCTCGGGGTTCCTTACGTGTGGGGAGGAGCCTCGCGGCAGGGCGTCGATTGCTCGGGGCTGACGATGGAGGTCTACGCCCACTTCGGCATCTACCTGCCCCACTCCGCCGCCGCGCAGTACTCCTACGGCACGCCGGTCTCGAGTCCCTCTCCCGGGGATCTCGTCTTCATGAACTTCGACGGGGGGAGCTCCATAACCCACGTCGGCATAGTGGTCGGTGGAGGGCAGATGATCGACGCCCCCTATCCAGGGACGGTCGTGCGCTACGATCCCATCTACCCGCAGTACACGATAGGGTACCGGCACCTCATCTGA
- a CDS encoding ATP-binding protein, with protein MNRETTKSESGTGRGFSEPVSLRLPSHPEYILLARLVVARVGQLAGFGPEDVYDLKLAVTEAATNVIRHASVDSFEIEYLARPGFVEITVVDEGGGFDVEDLTRSPDGEGGFGLAVIRGLVDEVILNSTPEGTRLKMIRRLQDEGEQSPS; from the coding sequence ATGAACCGGGAGACCACGAAGTCCGAGAGCGGGACGGGGAGAGGGTTCTCGGAACCCGTCTCGCTCAGGCTCCCGAGCCACCCGGAGTACATCCTGCTCGCCCGGCTGGTCGTCGCGCGGGTCGGGCAGCTCGCCGGCTTCGGGCCCGAGGACGTCTACGACCTCAAGCTCGCGGTCACCGAGGCGGCGACCAACGTCATCCGGCATGCCTCCGTCGACTCCTTCGAGATAGAGTATCTCGCCCGGCCGGGGTTCGTGGAGATCACGGTCGTGGACGAGGGAGGCGGGTTCGACGTCGAGGATCTCACCCGCTCTCCGGACGGTGAGGGAGGGTTCGGCCTCGCCGTGATCCGGGGGCTCGTCGACGAGGTGATCCTCAACTCCACCCCCGAAGGGACGCGGCTGAAGATGATCCGGCGTCTGCAGGACGAGGGTGAGCAGAGCCCTTCCTGA
- a CDS encoding glycosyltransferase: protein MLQRVNPGNKALADYRSIVRRELYEEIQELRLRLEGRRVLHVNATSFGGGVAEILYTLVPLTRDVGLDVEWGVMFGAEPFFNVTKGFHNALQGADYELSVEDRAIYEEYNRQSARALVEAGEEWDIIFVHDPQPLLMKHFSQGLSERTRWIWRCHIDSSTPNRAVLDYLSPYIKDYDAQVYTMREYTPPDLELPNLEIVPPAIDPLSPKNMALSADDASYIVSQFGVDTERPFLLQVSRFDPWKDPLGVIDVYRLVKEEIPEIQLVLVGSMAHDDPEGWEYWYKTTSYAAGDEDIFLFSNLTNVGAIEVNAFQSLADVVIQKSIREGFGLVVTEALWKARPVVASRVGGIPMQLEGGGGILIDTVPEAAAACVKLLRDPEFAYTMGRRGKEHVRANFLIPRLLRDDLRLFAKLLGV, encoded by the coding sequence GTGCTGCAGCGCGTAAACCCCGGGAACAAGGCGCTCGCAGATTACCGCAGCATAGTCCGCCGCGAGCTCTACGAGGAGATACAGGAGCTCCGCCTGCGTCTGGAAGGCAGGCGCGTGCTGCACGTCAACGCGACCAGCTTCGGCGGCGGGGTCGCGGAGATTCTCTACACCCTCGTACCGCTCACCCGCGACGTGGGCCTCGACGTCGAGTGGGGGGTGATGTTCGGGGCGGAGCCGTTCTTCAACGTCACGAAGGGTTTCCACAATGCTCTGCAGGGGGCCGACTACGAGCTCTCCGTCGAGGATAGGGCGATCTACGAAGAGTACAACCGGCAGTCGGCGCGGGCTCTGGTGGAGGCCGGTGAGGAGTGGGACATAATCTTCGTGCACGACCCGCAGCCCCTGCTCATGAAGCACTTCTCGCAGGGACTCTCCGAGCGGACCCGCTGGATCTGGCGGTGTCACATAGACTCCTCCACCCCCAACCGGGCCGTGCTCGATTACCTCTCGCCCTACATAAAGGATTACGACGCACAGGTCTACACGATGCGGGAGTACACCCCGCCGGACCTCGAGCTGCCGAACCTCGAGATCGTGCCCCCGGCCATAGACCCGCTCTCCCCCAAGAACATGGCGCTCTCGGCCGACGACGCCAGCTACATCGTCAGCCAGTTCGGGGTGGACACCGAGAGGCCGTTCCTGCTCCAGGTCTCGCGCTTCGATCCCTGGAAGGACCCTCTGGGCGTCATAGACGTCTACCGTCTGGTCAAGGAGGAGATCCCGGAGATACAGCTCGTTCTGGTCGGTTCGATGGCCCACGACGACCCCGAGGGATGGGAGTACTGGTACAAGACGACGAGCTACGCCGCAGGAGATGAGGATATCTTCCTCTTTTCCAACCTCACCAACGTCGGGGCGATCGAGGTCAACGCCTTCCAGTCGCTGGCCGACGTCGTGATCCAGAAATCCATCCGGGAGGGTTTCGGGCTGGTCGTCACGGAAGCCCTCTGGAAGGCCCGGCCCGTGGTCGCGAGCCGGGTCGGGGGGATCCCGATGCAGCTCGAAGGCGGAGGGGGCATCCTCATAGACACCGTGCCGGAGGCCGCCGCCGCCTGCGTCAAGTTGTTGCGGGACCCGGAGTTCGCCTACACGATGGGCCGGAGGGGCAAGGAGCACGTGCGGGCGAACTTCCTGATACCGCGTCTGCTGCGCGACGACCTCCGGCTCTTCGCTAAACTACTGGGGGTGTAG